DNA sequence from the Pedobacter schmidteae genome:
GCTCCTTATCTCCATGAGCATATGTAACAAACACATTTAATATATCCTTTCTCAAGTGATACTGATTTTCTATGTGGAACAATTTAAGATAGATGAGGCTTTATCTAAGGATAGAGATGCAAATAATCTCGCAGCCCCCGGGTACCAAAACTAAAATTTTGTTGGCAGTACACAAAAAAATTTTATGGAAAGGGGGCTTACACTAACCCCTCATCCATAAAACTTGTATAACCATCAGTGGTAATAATCAGATGGTCGCAGAACTCAATATTCAACAGCTTTGCTGCATCTCCTAGTCTTTTTGTTAGTTTCATATCTTCCACACTTGGTCGAAGATCTCCACTTGGATGGTTATGAGCTATGAGTATTTTGGAAGCTAATGCTTTTAAAGCTATTGAAAAAACAACTTTAAAATCAACAAGACAAGCAGATAGCGTTCCAGTTGAAATATGAACAATTCCTAATACCCTATTGGCTTTATTTAACAGAAGCATGTACGTTTCCTCTACCATTTGGATTTTACCAGTAGGCCAGTGTTCCATAAATATTTCGTAGGCCAATTTTGAACTGACAATAACAGGTCTTTCATTAATGCTGTAATGAGTACGATAGTTTACTTCAATTTCTGAAACGTTGAGTAATGATTGATGTGCCATAATTTTAAATTTTATTATGGCACTTGCATAAATACTGGCCTGAATAGGCAAAGAAGCAACGGAATAAATAGGCGCAGCCGGTTTATGCCGGAATTTCTTTGCTATTTCGGGCCTGTGTTTAATTTCGCGAGAGATAAAATTTACACCGAGCTAAAAAATGATATAATTACCTCTTACCACTAAATATCTGCAATAAGTAATTAAATATGTTGGCAAAACTAATGTATAGATTTAGTGCATGTACTATAGCTACCTTTTGAGGATCAATAGTAATTATATTTATTTGATCAGTAGGAATTTCTAATTCTAGGTTTTTCACTTTTTGCACATCGTAGGCAATTAAACCTGTAAAAATGGTAATACCTAAATATGATGCTAGAAGATTGAAGTCTATGCTATTTACCAATATATTGATACATGTAACAAGCAATAATGCAATCAATCCTGAATATAAAATCGGCCCTAACTTGCTTAAATCTTTATCGGTAGTAAAGCCCATAACCGCCATTACAATAAATATCACGGCTGCTCCAACAAAAGCACTTAGAATTGTGGTTACTGGAACCTTACTGAAGATCGTAGAAATAGTGATTCCAATTAACACAGCAAAAGACATAAAAAGCAGTATTGACAAAGCCTTGGGCAATCTTTTATAGTGCGTGTAGTGTAATAGACTTGCTATTACAAACGGTGCTAAAATCACAATAAAACCAAGTAGTTTGGGTCTTGAAGAGGTATCATCAAAAAATAGATTATGAATCTCTTCGTTTGTATTAACGATATAGGCCGTAGTTGCAGTAGCAGCTATAGCGATGACCATCCATAGGAAAACGCTACTGTAAAATCTCTTAGCAACGAGATAATTTTGATCAATGGCTAAGGCTTGTCTTTGTTTAAAACTCATGACTTTGGCAATTTTGATTAATAATCAAATATTCCAAATCAATCAAGACGGTAGGTTGAAGTAACGCAAAACTATTTTATAACTTTTGAATTGCCAAATAATTAATCGTATAAGTCTAGCAGCACAAACCCCCAAAAAACCGTTAAAACAATTCAGGATCAAGATCATTTACTGGTTGATTTAGTTGGTTGACGCTTGCTTTTTATTGTTCTAACGTCGTAAGTTTTAAAATTGAATTTAACTGACCTTATATTGTAAACCTTGAGATCATTTAAATCTAATTCAATTTGAGGGTCACTATTTTGCCCCAGGTTCCATCTAACAGCTTTTCCCTCACCTATAATCTCATTTCGAGTGTAGTTAGATAGTTCGTAGTTATCGTAGTCATATTTTCTTTCAATCCTAATACCTATCAAACCAGCATCTACATCAAGTTCCTTTACCGTTGAAACCTTATGAAATAATACAACATTATTTCCATCTTCTCCATGCTGTACAGAAGGGAAAATAACCCCATCAAAATCAGTTCTCGATGCCAGATATTCCGACACGACTTGTGTTATAACATAATCCAATCCTTCATCATCGGGCATCACAGGTTGTGACATTTTTAAGCATAAATTGTTTAAAAACGTCAATCTTTGGCGGATAGAAAGGTACT
Encoded proteins:
- a CDS encoding JAB domain-containing protein, which translates into the protein MAHQSLLNVSEIEVNYRTHYSINERPVIVSSKLAYEIFMEHWPTGKIQMVEETYMLLLNKANRVLGIVHISTGTLSACLVDFKVVFSIALKALASKILIAHNHPSGDLRPSVEDMKLTKRLGDAAKLLNIEFCDHLIITTDGYTSFMDEGLV
- a CDS encoding Bax inhibitor-1/YccA family protein; amino-acid sequence: MSFKQRQALAIDQNYLVAKRFYSSVFLWMVIAIAATATTAYIVNTNEEIHNLFFDDTSSRPKLLGFIVILAPFVIASLLHYTHYKRLPKALSILLFMSFAVLIGITISTIFSKVPVTTILSAFVGAAVIFIVMAVMGFTTDKDLSKLGPILYSGLIALLLVTCINILVNSIDFNLLASYLGITIFTGLIAYDVQKVKNLELEIPTDQINIITIDPQKVAIVHALNLYISFANIFNYLLQIFSGKR